In a genomic window of Quercus lobata isolate SW786 chromosome 4, ValleyOak3.0 Primary Assembly, whole genome shotgun sequence:
- the LOC115986209 gene encoding organic cation/carnitine transporter 3-like: MADSTPLRSQPNSVKSESSPPPLEKHHPSLDSTIERCIGDFGWAQFLQALLVSIAWIFDAQQTFISVFTDAHPVWHCTSNQLDCNSVSNICNLPKNSWAWDFPAYTSIISEWNLECAASIITGLPASSFFLGCLVGGLVLATLADSSLGRKNMLFLSCLTMSLSSLLTVFSTNIWVYSALRLVCGFSRATIGTSALVLTIELVGKRWRGQVGVTGFFCSTIGFLSLPAIAYLNRISSWRSLYLWTSIPGILYSLLVHFFVHESPRWLLVRGRKAEAVATLKSIAPPSHSWSFSEVSFEQEMSNNGNVYSTIKMLVQKRWAFRRLLLVMVIGFGIGMVYYGMPLGLGNLSFNLYFSVTLNALSEIPSSMFIILFIGKLNRKLSVLAFTTLSGIFSIMCALKGEVWTRLQIGLELISFFSACTAFGILLIFTIELFPTCVRNSATSLVRQAIVFGGVFSPMLVAAERRDGISSYVVFGLVIGCCGLFAACLPETRGRALFDTMDEEEHKEKSACNGVGDVLV, encoded by the coding sequence CTCCACCTTTAGAGAAACACCATCCATCTCTTGATTCCACCATTGAAAGGTGTATAGGAGATTTTGGATGGGCCCAATTCCTCCAAGCACTACTTGTATCTATTGCATGGATATTTGATGCACAACAAACATTCATTAGTGTCTTCACTGATGCACACCCGGTATGGCACTGTACTTCTAATCAACTTGATTGTAACTCAGTCTCCAATATTTGCAATCTTCCGAAGAATTCATGGGCATGGGATTTTCCTGCCTATACTTCAATCATATCAGAATGGAACTTAGAGTGTGCTGCTTCCATTATCACTGGCTTGCCTgcatcttctttcttcttgggTTGCCTAGTGGGTGGACTTGTTCTTGCTACACTTGCTGATTCCTCACTTGGTCGCAAAAACATGCTCTTTCTCTCATGCCTAACTATGTCTCTATCTTCTTTGCTTACTGTCTTCTCCACCAACATTTGGGTTTACTCGGCTTTAAGATTGGTTTGTGGGTTTTCCCGTGCAACAATTGGAACATCTGCCCTTGTGTTAACAATTGAGCTTGTGGGAAAAAGGTGGCGAGGCCAAGTGGGTGTGACAGGATTCTTTTGTTCCACAATTGGGTTCTTATCACTACCAGCTATAGCTTATTTGAATAGAATTTCATCTTGGAGATCTCTTTATTTGTGGACTTCTATCCCAGGAATCTTGTATTCTTTGTTGGTTCACTTCTTTGTTCATGAGTCACCCAGATGGCTACTTGTGCGTGGACGTAAAGCAGAAGCGGTGGCCACGTTGAAAAGCATTGCACCACCTAGCCATAGTTGGAGCTTTTCTGAGGTTTCGTTTGAGCAAGAAATGTCGAATAATGGGAATGTTTACTCAACTATAAAGATGTTGGTGCAGAAAAGATGGGCTTTCCGaaggttgttactggttatgGTGATAGGTTTTGGGATTGGAATGGTGTACTATGGCATGCCATTAGGCCTAGGAAACTTGTCATTCAATCTCTACTTCAGTGTCACATTAAATGCCTTATCTGAGATACCATCTTCAATGTTCATTATCTTGTTTATAGGTAAGTTGAACAGAAAACTTTCTGTGCTTGCTTTCACTACCCTTAGTGGGATTTTCAGTATTATGTGTGCTTTAAAAGGTGAGGTGTGGACAAGATTGCAGATTGGACTTGAGTTAATATCCTTCTTCAGTGCTTGTACTGCTTTCGGTATATTACTCATATTCACAATAGAATTGTTCCCTACTTGTGTGAGGAACTCAGCTACTTCGTTGGTGAGACAAGCAATTGTGTTTGGTGGTGTGTTTAGTCCGATGCTAGTGGCTGCAGAGAGAAGAGATGGAATTTCATCCTATGTGGTATTTGGGTTGGTGATAGGGTGTTGTGGGCTATTTGCAGCATGTTTGCCAGAGACAAGAGGTAGAGCACTTTTTGATACAATGGATGaggaagaacacaaagaaaaatcagCTTGCAATGGTGTAGGTGATGTCTTGGTTTAA